In Brassica napus cultivar Da-Ae chromosome A3, Da-Ae, whole genome shotgun sequence, the sequence TTCCACAGGAAACTGCATTTTTAATGAAACGCTATAACTTTGTGCGAGTGAATTTATGTACATTGACAAAGCTTAACTAACTTTTCTAATAACTCTTATCTAACCTAACAAACTGTGTTGTTAGACTGGGATTAATGTCAACACTAATAGTTGTTGAAAACTTCAAACTAACCATTGTTAAATGCTTCCGTTGAAAAATCACTCTGTTGAGACATTTTAACCCTTAAATTATgcattaataatattttagtataggTTCCATATAATCCAcgtctaattatataatatggaAAACTGGGACGAGAACAAGAAACAAACCGGTTTAGTTTCGGTACCATTGAGCTCAAGTTATTCTACTAATAATAAGATGGTATGGGTTCAGTTCACGTGTTTAACTTCGAACAGAACAAGCTCGTGCGCGTGTCTCAACAACCAACCAAGTCCCTTTGGTCGCTGGCCCTTCAGCAAAACAACAAAACGCCGCCGTTCCGTTGGCTGCGTTTCCCAACTAACATTCAAAGGGGCTTATAAACTCAACTAACGTTCAACGAAAACTATCCGTCTCCTTCTCTTTCCTTTTCACCACCTTCTTCATCACTATAGACATAAAGCTCATCTAAAGTACGGACCTTGATCCATCTAACGTACCCTACCGTGACACGTGTCCCTTAGTATCGGCTAGTCCTCAACGAACCGAACTGGTACGACCGATACATCAACGAGCCACAACCCAAAAACCGGGTTCGGATCAGCCCCGGATCTCTTCCTAACTACTTTACAAAGGCTCCTTTCTTCAAATCGTTTTCAGAACTTCAGATCTCTCTCACCGTGAGTACTACTTTGTCCTCTCATGGGTATCAGCAAGTTTCTTTAGTTATGCTATTCAAAGCTCTATATAGATCAAGATCTTGTATGCTAGGGTTTGATGTTTCTCACAGCTCAAACTTAATCTTTTTGTTTAAGGTTGACTATAATGGAGGTGAAAGAGAGTAAGAGAGTGGTAATAGCAAAACCAGTTGCTTCAAGGCCTTCATTCACTAGCATCAGGACATTCGCTAATCTTTTAACTGATTCAGTTACCGTATCTCCTCCCCATGAGACTGTAGACGCTGCTATAAGACCAAAGACTCTGAGGTTTAAACAGCCAGCGGCAGCGGCAGCTTCGGTCTCATGTCCACAGGTGATTCATCTAACCACTTGTCTTGTCTATTTCTTGACATTCTAATCTTCTTTTTGAATCTTTAATTTCCACTTTGCATTTTCTGACACTTGGGAGCCTCTCTGATGATATTTAGGTGGAAGGAAATGACAAAGGAAAGTCTTGTGATGATTCAGATACCAAAAGCTATGTAGTTTATAAACCTAAAGCAAAGCTTGTCTCCCAAGCAACTGTCTCCGCATTGGCTAATATGGTAAGTTGCTTTCTCAAGGCTCTACAAGATCAAGATATTTTTGGAAACTCGTTTTAACTCTTTCTTTGTTAGCTTCAGGGTAATCACCAACAGGTTTGGAGACAAAGCGAAGCAGTACCGTATGGGAAGAGTGTGAGCCAAGGTACACGCCCTAACCTAGTCCCTAGGGTTCCATCCTTTAAAGAATCAGAGACATCGGCTGGAGACAGATCTTCAGTAGACGGATACAACTGGAGGAAGTACGGACAGAAGCAAGTCAAAGGAAGTGACTGTCCAAGGAGTTACTACAAATGCACACACCCTAAATGTCCGGTCAAGAAGAAAGTAGAGAGATCAATGGGTGGTCTGGTCTCAGAGATTGTGTATCAAGGTGAACATAATCACTCTAAACCGTCTTGTCCTCTTCCGCGGCGcgcttcatcatcatcctcttcaGGGTTTCAGAGACCACAACGAGAGCTAGCTTCGGAAGGATCAATAGGACAAGACTCTAGTAATGTTTGTTTCCATCCTCTTTGGAGCAATCAAAGCAATGACTCATCTAAAAGCATAGCAGAGAAGATGAATGAGGGTTGTGTAATAACACCATTCGAGTTTGCTGTTCCAAGATCGGCGAACTCGACTGGTGGGACTTCAGATTCTGGTTGTAGAAGTAGTAGCCAGTGTGATGAAGGAGAGCTTGATGATCCTAGCAGAAGCAAGAGAAGGTAAGATTATATTGTTTCAGACACCACTTTCTGCATTTAGGCTTACACTGAGTTTGTTGATGATAGCAGGAAGAACGAGAAGCAAGCAAGTCAAACAGGAGTATCACAAAGCTCAGTGGAATCAGACAGTCTTGAAGATGGATTCAGGTGGAGGAAGTACGGTCAAAAAGTGGTTGGAGGCAATGCGCATCCGAGAAGTTATTACAGATGCACGAGTGCAAACTGCAGAGCAAGGAAACATGTTGAGAGAGCTAGTGATGATCCAAGAGCTTTCATTACAACCTATGAAGGTAAACacaatcaccatttgaactTGAGACCTCCAACTTCGCCTACTCTTCCCTTTACGTCTACACAACATTCTAATCAAGCCATTTGATGACTCCTCCATTGATGCTTCTTCTTCAATCTTCATAGCACATTTGATTAATCAATCAATTTCTTGTTTCCATtgtgaatttattttattttacatcaaAGTTGTAAGGACGAGAAGATAATTGTTATTTGATAAACAACAGaaaaaaagcaaataaaaagagtgtttcattttaattgcgACGAACAGATATTAGTACACAACCATTTTGTGTATTCCTTTTATTTATTAAGTATATTGGGGGTGATTAGTGTATATTGCAGTAATGTTGAGTGgcatatctataataataatttggagTTTTCTCCCACCTCAAGCAGCCACGTCCTCAAGGAGAGGGGTGCTTTTCTTGACACGTGTCAATTCGCTGTGGTATGTGTGTTTGTCACGCGtttctttttattatagatTTCTTACGCTCACGCGCGTTGCGTTTTGTTGGGTGAAGTGCTATGGACTCAACTTGGGTTTcgtctatatttttataaattgagCCCACCAGTCATTATTTATCGGAAGCCCTCTATTGGACATTTATAAAACGTGCAGGCCCAGATTGTGGTTTTAAAGCCCGTGACATAAGTTATTTTTTCTGATTCATTAAAGTTAGGGCAACAGTCAACTGCTCATTTGTCGTCTCCTGTTACCTTCGACCATCGCCTGTATGTAACGGAAGACTTAACGTTTTGCCTCCACTATCCCCAGATTTATTGTTAGCTGTTAATGATTACATTGAAGCTAAGCTCTGAATCAACTTCCCATCTTTCTAGCTTCCCTTCTTTTTCACCATTTcaaacactatatatataagcCTGCAGAAGAAGTCTCCGGACAGCTTTATGTCTCGCTATTTCTCTTTCATAGCATACTATACTTTAGAGCGTAGACTAACCTAGCCAATCCCCCAAATAGGTATGTCTGAGTTGAGGTCTGGGAGATGTAAGGATTACTTCATGACCTGTGTCCTCGGTTTATAGGAAACAAGAAAGGTGGAGAAGGAATTACTTCTTTATTGCATCTGTGATTTCTTGAGTTAATTGTGAAATGTTTGTTTCCTTAAGCTTTATtaactttttcctttttctggCGCAGTCAATCTCCACCACTTTCAAACACCATCTCCGAGAAGTCACCAGAAGTAATCATTACTTAAAACTGACCATATCACCTGTCTCTATCCGCTTCACGCCTCAAACCATCTTCGTCCAGGTTACTGAAACCATTAACCATATCCCATCAGAGGTCTTCATGTTTCGTAACTATGAGCAACTGATGCTACTTGCTAATACCAACCCTCTTTTACCAGGTCCGTAACAAAAATATTGGTTGGATTGGATACATTTCTTAGACAAACAAACGCAATGCCGTTTGGTACAATTGTTGGTGAAGTTTTGGGCATCAAAACCACATACAACGAATCAACGATGAAACCGCAGACAATTCAAAGGATTATGATTAATGCATATCTCCTCCACTCTGTCCCACAGGTTAAATCTGAAACTTATCTCCTCCTCCATCAGTACATCATCTCTGTAAACTTGAAtccttttaaatatattatggtAACAGACTGTGGATTTCCTTTGCACTGGTTGATGCTTCACTTCCTGCTTATTGATACTACAAATGGTTGGTGCTTCACTTCTTGCTCGAAGTGCTCAAGAAGACAAGAATGCTTCAACGTGGATTCACATCGTTCACATGTTAAACTTgtcgtgtttcaaaaaaaaaaaaaaaaaacttgccaTCAGGAAGCAGTTGGGGTCCTTAGGTGATCGATCCGACAACAcatttataagatattttggtTGTCTATGTGAAGCAGTATTTACTAACCACGTTACGCATTGACCATGTCGTTCCTTTTGCAGGTACCTTATCCAGTTCTCAGTCTCTGATGGAGCTGAAACAACTGTCTTTGTGGCATTTGATAGAGAGATGACAAAGCTAACCAATGCACGTGCGGTAGACATTGGCCAACTAATTGTAAGTTGTAACACCAACGACAACCACAATGAAATCATGGCAAAATTCTTTTAGTAGACAAACTCCATTGAATACGTGAAGTCATCTTCCTGCATGATCCAGGTGTTGGGAAGCCAGAGCTAATAACCATCCCACAGTTAGTCAAAGACTTGGTTGGCATCACTTTCAGTTTTCAGGAGAAGCTTTCACCGTTTAACTCGCCTCCAAGCATCAGTCCTTAACCATATCACGGATTTGTTACCGCAACCAGCGTTCACTACTACCAAACTTTGCAGAAAATGCAAGTCTAACCAAGCTAAATATGTTCTCTCCTTATGGTTATATAGATTGTTCTGGTGTTGTATGGTTCATGCCGAGGGGGTGATAAGAACAATCCGGGAGATCATGGAGCTAGGGCTGTTTCATCTAAGACGTCCATATGTGTCCAAAGTTGCCCCTGGTATGGTACCTCAGCTGGGATAGGTTCTTGTGGAGATATAGAAGGAGCAACATCCTCAAAAAACTGTCATGCCTGATGAATCTGTGAGTGGTGCCATTCACAACTATCGACTCTGCTGATCTTTCGGAGGAAGGGGGCAACGGCAAGAAGCCACGCAATGCTTAGCTTTCTAGCTCAGGGAGTTGGGAAACCCAAATGCTCACAGAAGCTCACATCCATAGGATTTTAGTTTACTTTTGTGCTACAATAAATTTGTTTAGGATTTCGGTGATATCTTGAATCATGACATCTCTGTTTTTTATCTTCTCATTTTCTTAGCTTTCATACTACGTGACTTATTGGGCCCCActcctttttaataaaattccaCTTCTCATGTTTCTCAgcatcaatttttgaatatgatAAGAGCTAAaatctttctttttgaaaaccTCTCCCCTTTTCTTACGAGGTTGACACTACTTTTCATTTACAAAACAATCATCAGCCCACTAAGGTTAATTGTAAGAAAGAGTCAGTAATGAGGTTTACTGATGATCCACCCGATAACAAGGaggttttaaattaaaaacatgttggataaaaaaacataaggaaccttttttttttttaacacaaacatAAGGAACCTTACATGACAAATTATCTAAGGAAATGTAGCTAATATTAACGATCATAGGACTGAAATATATTCAGTGGTAATAGAATTTCATAAATCCTTGACCGGCTCCCTTAAAAACACTGTCTGAGCATCTAAATCGATTATCCAAAAGGCAGGGTCAGTAGCTACTATGTTCTTTCAACTGGCCTGCTGTAGTATCTCTGTTTAATCTAGCTCGACAAACCAGGAAACACttgcaagaaaaaaagaagaaggaagaaacaATCACACGTACTAGCAGGTGAGTTGTTATGATTATATTTGTAACTATATGAAAGATTTAATTTCCCTTTCAAAttctttataattatatttgtaactATATGTTCATACAGATTTAATTAGAAAATTTTGAGTTCCTAATAAATATCAGTGTTGGTGTTTTTTTCAACTCAAACCACCAAAAGTTAGTATTACAATTTGATCTtacaataaaacatattatattaattattttgagtataaa encodes:
- the LOC106420087 gene encoding WRKY transcription factor 44 isoform X3 encodes the protein MEVKESKRVVIAKPVASRPSFTSIRTFANLLTDSVTVSPPHETVDAAIRPKTLRFKQPAAAAASVSCPQVEGNDKGKSCDDSDTKSYVVYKPKAKLVSQATVSALANMGNHQQVWRQSEAVPYGKSVSQGTRPNLVPRVPSFKESETSAGDRSSVDGYNWRKYGQKQVKGSDCPRSYYKCTHPKCPVKKKVERSMGGLVSEIVYQGEHNHSKPSCPLPRRASSSSSSGFQRPQRELASEGSIGQDSSNVCFHPLWSNQSNDSSKSIAEKMNEGCVITPFEFAVPRSANSTGGTSDSGCRSSSQCDEGELDDPSRSKRSRKNEKQASQTGVSQSSVESDSLEDGFRWRKYGQKVVGGNAHPRSYYRCTSANCRARKHVERASDDPRAFITTYEGKHNHHLNLRPPTSPTLPFTSTQHSNQAI
- the LOC106420087 gene encoding WRKY transcription factor 44 isoform X1 — its product is MEVKESKRVVIAKPVASRPSFTSIRTFANLLTDSVTVSPPHETVDAAIRPKTLRFKQPAAAAASVSCPQVEGNDKGKSCDDSDTKSYVVYKPKAKLVSQATVSALANMLQGNHQQVWRQSEAVPYGKSVSQGTRPNLVPRVPSFKESETSAGDRSSVDGYNWRKYGQKQVKGSDCPRSYYKCTHPKCPVKKKVERSMGGLVSEIVYQGEHNHSKPSCPLPRRASSSSSSGFQRPQRELASEGSIGQDSSNVCFHPLWSNQSNDSSKSIAEKMNEGCVITPFEFAVPRSANSTGGTSDSGCRSSSQCDEGELDDPSRSKRSRKNEKQASQTGVSQSSVESDSLEDGFRWRKYGQKVVGGNAHPRSYYRCTSANCRARKHVERASDDPRAFITTYEGKHNHHLNLRPPTSPTLPFTSTQHSNQAI
- the LOC106420087 gene encoding WRKY transcription factor 44 isoform X4, with amino-acid sequence MEVKESKRVVIAKPVASRPSFTSIRTFANLLTDSVTVSPPHETVDAAIRPKTLRFKQPAAAAASVSCPQVEGNDKGKSCDDSDTKSYVVYKPKAKLVSQATVSALANMGNHQQVWRQSEAVPYGKSVSQGTRPNLVPRVPSFKESETSAGDRSSVDGYNWRKYGQKQVKGSDCPRSYYKCTHPKCPVKKKVERSMGGLVSEIVYQGEHNHSKPSCPLPRRASSSSSSGFQRPQRELASEGSIGQDSSNVCFHPLWSNQSNDSSKSIAEKMNEGCVITPFEFAVPRSANSTGGTSDSGCRSSSQCDEGELDDPSRSKRRKNEKQASQTGVSQSSVESDSLEDGFRWRKYGQKVVGGNAHPRSYYRCTSANCRARKHVERASDDPRAFITTYEGKHNHHLNLRPPTSPTLPFTSTQHSNQAI
- the LOC106420087 gene encoding WRKY transcription factor 44 isoform X2; this translates as MEVKESKRVVIAKPVASRPSFTSIRTFANLLTDSVTVSPPHETVDAAIRPKTLRFKQPAAAAASVSCPQVEGNDKGKSCDDSDTKSYVVYKPKAKLVSQATVSALANMLQGNHQQVWRQSEAVPYGKSVSQGTRPNLVPRVPSFKESETSAGDRSSVDGYNWRKYGQKQVKGSDCPRSYYKCTHPKCPVKKKVERSMGGLVSEIVYQGEHNHSKPSCPLPRRASSSSSSGFQRPQRELASEGSIGQDSSNVCFHPLWSNQSNDSSKSIAEKMNEGCVITPFEFAVPRSANSTGGTSDSGCRSSSQCDEGELDDPSRSKRRKNEKQASQTGVSQSSVESDSLEDGFRWRKYGQKVVGGNAHPRSYYRCTSANCRARKHVERASDDPRAFITTYEGKHNHHLNLRPPTSPTLPFTSTQHSNQAI